A part of Helicobacter himalayensis genomic DNA contains:
- the aspS gene encoding aspartate--tRNA ligase — protein MYRTHLCADVSEKLIGESVRVCGWCNSYRDHGGVVFLDLRDKSGIVQLVCDPNSSAHKIASSVRDEFVLIASGKVRARGEGLENPKLKSGKVEIALDSLIIENKSLTPPIDINATTSTNEELRLKYRYLDLRASKNFEIFKLRSDVAIAARNSLQKMGFLEVETPILTASTPEGARDYLVPSRVHDGQFFALPQSPQLFKQLLMVGGFDRYFQIAKCFRDEDLRADRQPEFTQIDVEMSFCDENDVMEVCENLLKDIFSASGVEIHTPFARMPYSEAMETYGSDKPDLRFGLPLVEVGDLFLNSSNEIFANIAKDSKNNRIKALCVKGGDSLFTRKTLGEAEEFVRKFGAKGLAYIQVKEDGLKGPLVKFLDSSLQTLIERVGAEKGDIIFFGAGNKKVVWDYMGRLRLKIAQDFGLIDSKKLEFVWVVDFPMFERNDDGSLSALHHPFTMPKNLESKDAEFIQSVAYDIVLNGVELGGGSIRIHKNEIQQKVFKLLNISQEQAKERFGFLLEALSYGAPPHGGFAIGFDRLIMLLSKSESLRDVIAFPKTQKAACLLVGAPNEVDEAQLRELHIRLRNPKN, from the coding sequence ATGTATAGAACTCATCTTTGCGCAGATGTGAGCGAAAAACTCATAGGAGAATCTGTGCGTGTGTGCGGGTGGTGTAATAGCTATCGTGATCACGGTGGCGTAGTGTTTTTAGACTTGCGAGATAAAAGCGGTATCGTGCAGCTTGTGTGTGATCCAAACTCTAGTGCGCATAAAATTGCTTCAAGCGTGCGCGATGAATTTGTCCTTATTGCTAGTGGGAAGGTGCGCGCGCGTGGCGAGGGGCTAGAAAATCCAAAATTAAAAAGTGGCAAGGTGGAAATTGCGCTAGATTCTCTAATTATCGAAAATAAATCACTCACACCGCCAATTGACATTAACGCTACAACCTCTACAAATGAGGAATTACGCTTAAAATACCGCTATTTAGACTTGCGTGCGAGCAAGAATTTTGAAATTTTTAAATTGCGCTCAGATGTGGCAATTGCAGCGCGTAATTCCTTGCAAAAAATGGGTTTTTTAGAGGTGGAGACACCCATACTTACAGCTAGCACGCCGGAGGGTGCGCGCGATTATCTCGTGCCTTCACGCGTGCATGATGGGCAGTTTTTCGCTCTGCCACAAAGTCCGCAACTTTTTAAGCAATTGCTTATGGTGGGTGGATTTGATAGATATTTTCAGATTGCAAAGTGCTTCCGCGATGAGGATTTGCGCGCGGACAGACAGCCGGAATTTACCCAAATCGATGTAGAAATGAGCTTTTGTGATGAAAATGATGTGATGGAAGTATGTGAGAATCTGCTAAAAGATATTTTTAGTGCTAGCGGTGTGGAGATACACACGCCTTTTGCGCGTATGCCCTATAGTGAAGCGATGGAGACTTATGGGAGCGATAAGCCGGATTTGCGCTTTGGACTACCTTTGGTGGAAGTGGGTGATTTGTTTTTGAATTCTAGCAATGAAATTTTCGCAAATATCGCAAAAGATAGCAAAAACAATCGCATAAAAGCACTATGTGTCAAAGGTGGAGATTCTCTTTTTACGCGCAAGACTTTGGGCGAGGCAGAGGAGTTTGTGCGTAAATTTGGCGCAAAGGGCTTGGCGTATATCCAAGTCAAGGAGGATGGGCTTAAAGGTCCGCTTGTGAAGTTTTTAGATTCTAGCCTTCAGACTTTGATAGAGCGCGTGGGTGCGGAAAAGGGTGATATTATTTTCTTTGGTGCGGGGAATAAAAAAGTCGTATGGGATTATATGGGGCGCTTGCGTCTTAAAATCGCGCAGGATTTTGGCTTGATAGATTCTAAGAAATTGGAGTTTGTGTGGGTGGTTGATTTCCCAATGTTTGAGCGCAATGATGATGGCTCACTTTCAGCCTTGCATCACCCTTTCACAATGCCTAAAAATTTAGAATCTAAAGACGCAGAATTTATCCAATCAGTCGCGTATGACATCGTGCTAAATGGCGTGGAACTGGGCGGTGGTAGCATCAGAATCCACAAAAATGAGATTCAGCAAAAAGTCTTTAAGCTTCTTAATATTTCACAAGAGCAAGCAAAAGAGCGTTTTGGTTTTTTGCTTGAGGCGTTAAGCTATGGTGCGCCCCCGCACGGGGGCTTTGCGATTGGCTTTGATAGGCTTATTATGCTTTTGAGCAAAAGTGAGTCGTTGCGCGATGTTATCGCATTTCCTAAAACACAAAAGGCTGCATGTCT